The following nucleotide sequence is from Triticum dicoccoides isolate Atlit2015 ecotype Zavitan chromosome 7B, WEW_v2.0, whole genome shotgun sequence.
TCACACTGCCGAACCTCCCAAAGGAAAAGACAAATCACCTAAAAAAATGCAAAAGACAAAACAAAAGCATAAACTAAGACCACACCTTGTGTGTAATTACGAAGCAAAGAGAAGGACCTCCCCGCAAACACGCACCATTAAACCCCATTTTCTTGTGCTCTCTCCCCTCCGTCTTCCCACTCGCGCAACCCACACACAACTGCACAGCAAGCAACGAACACGGGCCGTCCCGCACGCACAGAGCCAGGAGACCTCAAACCCACCTCCCCCCCTTCTCGGCAAGCCTCCTAAAAGCCAAGATCTCCCGGCGCGCGGCGCAGTAATGCTCGCCTGATTGTGCTAGTCATGGCGCCGCCACAGGAGCGGGACTACATCGGGCTGTcgccggccgcggcggcggcggccacggaGCTGCGCCTGGGGCTCCCGGGCACGGAGGACGCTGCTGGGGACGGCGGTGGAGCGGCGTCggaggcgccgctgacgctggagcTTCTGTCCAAGGGCGGGGCGAAACGCGGGTTCGCTGGCGCGGTGGCggaggaagaggacgagaagaAGAAGGCGCAGCCGCCGGCCGCCAAGTAGGTGGACTGGGCACCGGTTGGTGCCTTGGTGGTTTtgagcattttatttatttattcccccTCATTTGCATTTTTCTTTTAAATAAAATTATTGATGTTAGCCGTAGGAATTTCTTGTGAGCAGTCTTTTTGGGGGAAGCTTGGGGTTTCATGTGAGGATTCGTCAATAAGTTTGCTGAATTTGATTTTCTTCCTGCCACACATGGCTGGTGCTTTAAACAGGGGTTGTGTGTGATTTGTTGCTCTCTTTGGTGGGTGTTCTTTGGTCTGTCTGGCGGAAATAAAATTGGTTTTTGATTTACTTGATTATTACTGTTTCCCTTTGGCTTTTCCCTTGGAATTGTTCATTCTTGTGACGCCAAAAAAAAATTTATTTCCCAATTTCCGTTACGTAATAGTAAGTTTTAGCAGATCGTGTTATGGGAGCGATTCATCTTCAAAATATTATCTTAAATGAGCAGAACTAATaagaatggaaaagtaaataaagcATGTGCTTGCTCTGAAAAAGCTGAAGAAGCTTTCTTCATGTGTGCGTCCTTGTTGGCTGTGGACAAGGAGCAACTTTTGTGTGTCTGGCCTCCACTTGCTGATGCTAAGGTCCCGAATCGCTGCACTAAGTTAGTTAGCCAGTGCCCCAATTCACATGATATTTTTTTTTTCACTTTGTTCATCTACTCAAGCATCTCTAATTGTACCCCAGTGCTTGCAAGTTGCAAGATAGTGTAATCCGGTATCTTCTTGCGGTCCTGGTTCAGTTTATGTTGTAATTTCAGTACTTTGTGGCTACTAAAGCAACCTTAATTCTTAGAGGATATGTGTTTGATTGTTAGAATTCCCGTAACAGGGCACAGGTGGTAGGATGGCCACCAATCCGCAGTTACAGGAAGAACACCATGGCGACGAACTTATCTGCTCCCAGAAGCAAAGACGAGGCCGAGGCGAAGCAGGCACCAGTACCGGATTGCCTTTATGTCAAGGTTAGCATGGATGGTGCTCCTTACCTCAGGAAGGTGGATCTTAAGATGTACAAGAACTACAAGGACCTCTCGCTGGAGCTGGAGAAAAAGTTCAGCGGCTTTACTGTTGGTGAGCACTTGTTTTGCCCTTTATCCTGGCTCTGTTATTGCTTGGGATGCCACAATAGGCTTGTTTTTTTTGGTTGATATTGTGTGGTAGTATATTCATAATTTTTTGGTGAGTAAATACCTTTTTCTACGCATTTTTACTTGGGCAGATGCAGTCTTTACCGTATACATGTACTCTCCCTCTCCTTGCattttggtactccctccgtccgaaattacttgtcgtcaaaatggatgtatctagaactaaaatacatatagatacatccatttcaatgacaagtatttccggacggagggagtactaaatatgGTTCCATAGAATGTAGTATTCGGCGTTTTTAGGGTCTTTAGTTCTAGTATTGACGGTTGCCTCAGTTCGTCAAGAATAAGTACCAGCTATTGTGCTTGTTTAATATAAGGTCTCAACTTTCTGGACTGTTTGTCATCAGGATTACATAACATGGTTTGTGCTGACGCAGCCTTAGAAACACCATTGATTTTGCCTGTGAGGTCTGTAGAAATGATTTCACATGGTGTCTTAACATTATTGTCCCATGTCATTACAAGCCTTAGTTGGACTTCTTTTCAGAGATATGTTCCCATGAATGCTAGTTCCAGTATAACTCTTTTGCAAATGTTCTTTGAGAGGGCTTTACTTGCATACCGTGTGTTCTTGGTTCCTGCAGGTCATGGTGAATCGACTGGAAACTCGGGAAGAGATGGATTATCTGATTGTCGACTGATGGATCTTAAAAGCGGGACTGAACTTGTGCTCACTTATGAGGATAAGGATGGTGATTGGATGCTTGTTGGTGATGTTCCATGGCGGTGAGTATTGAGTAATATGGATATTGATAAAATTATGTACTAGCAATACAGAATTCGCAGAAATATTGATGATTTTCATCTGTATTTGCAACTATCTAATTGGCAAGTTCTTTTTTTACTTGCAATATTCTGCATATGCATACACCCTTGCCCCTTGCGTCTTAAATATTTTAATGAAGTAACAAGCTTAATGCGGCAATACATTTAATATACTACTTTAATTGCTGAAGTGTCTCATTTGGGCCTATTGATTTGGATGGTTACTGAAAACTCATATCTCCCTCCTAGTGAAGATTTGGTAATTTCTTTTGCTCAACATATGAAATAATTTTGTACAAATAAATGGGAATGGTGCATGTTTTTTTCGAGATTATAGAGGGAGGGGGAGTCCCCACCATTTGTTGTATTGCACTCGAAAGAGATTGGCAGCCCCATACAAGCAGTCGACCGTAAGCAGTCATTACATCAGCAATGAATTACAGAAGGGTCAAACAGAAGGCAATTTTAGACATTCCAGTGGGTTCTTGATTTGTACATGTTTTGTGAAACTGATTTTCTTTAAAGACATTCCAGTGAGTTCTTGATTTCATCCAGCCATGATGTATTACTTTATTTTCCATATTAGTCTGCCACATCATTGCAATGCCTGGCCCACCAAGATTTTGCACATTCCAATGAGTTCCTGAGCTTGATCCAGTATTCATCTTGTCCATAAAAAGCCACCTGACGGGTAATATATTGATTTTTGTTGTACCACAGAATGTTCACAGACAGCTGTAGGAGGATGAGGATCATGAAGGGGTCAGATGCAGTGGGCCTCGGTAAGTACTGTTAATATGTGCAGTAGAATAGGAAAGGAAATCGTCACTTGTGTCCATGAGTTTTTGTATGGAAGGCTGGCAGAGAATCTACTGCTTGCACTGCTTTATTATATATACTGGTAGAAGAATAAATTTGGATGAAGCAAGTTAGGTCTGTTCTATTAACTGTGGGACCTACATATCTATGTTTGCATAGGGTGTGTGTATACGAGGAAACATTGTCTTGTACATTTACCGCACTAATTACCCCTAGTTGTTTGTGCTTAATTCAAACTTGTAACGTGAAAAACTTGCTTCCGCTTTTCAGCTCCGAGGGCGGCCGAGAAGAGCAAGAACCAGAAATAGCAAAAAGGATGAACCCGGTCTGTTTCCTGTGATTCGCATCGTCGTACGAGGGCGATGGACTTCATGTGTGATGAGAAAGGGATTTACTTATATATAAGTACGTGTATTCTCTTTATTATTTCCTTGTATGTTGGCTCGGAACAAGCATGTTAGGTTGTGTAAGTTGATGTGTGTGTGTATCTACTACTACTGCACTATTTTACTTTGATTCGCGTGTGTTGTATGTGGTTTGCGCTGTAAATCGGTGTGCTCTGTCTGTACCGCAAACTCTTTTGTTTCTGGAGTTGGGTTTGTCTGCTTGCATCTGTGTTTGGAGAAGAACGTTGCTTTCATCTGTGATCATTTCTGGAGCCCTCTTCGGTTGCTCGAAGGGTCATTATGTATGTGCACGCAGAACCGTCAAACGACGACGATGATTCTGGATGTCTGGTGGTTGGAAGATCACATCAGGCCGTCAAAATCTGTTTCTCTTCCAAGGGAACTGCAgccgcttgcttgcttgcttgcttctgGGTTAATAACTGCCGCTGTGCATCTGAAAACCCAGCCGGAAGCAAGTAGCAGTGGCAGATGGTCCTAGATTCCTTTTGGCGTGTGGTCTTCTCTGTAGTATATGCAGCATGCACTGCACTGCAAGGTGATGCAGCTGCGAAGCCCTCCCCTGTTGGTTTCGTTTCGAATAGTGGCCTTCAACTTCAGTTCAATCAATGCTTTGGATAGTAATAGTATAGTTAGTTTAAAAAAAAAGCTTTGGTTAGTAGTGCGGGCCTTCCCTTCATTTCCATGGGTGTTGTTGTTATCATTTTCCTGGCGCCATCATACTGTCTGTGTAAAGGTGGAAGAGGCTTCCTTGCAATCATTCGTTTTCATCTATCATGAGGAAAAGAAGAAGATGGAGCAGAAGCTAAAGCGTTGAGATTGCCGCGAATTTAGGCTTTTTTTCAATTTCAGTTTCCATTTTTTTGGCCGCCCAATTGATTAATTATTACAGTATTACCTAGCTCATGGTGATCAGAACTCTTGGGGCGTCGATTGATGCATAGAGGCCGGGGGTAAAGAACTCTTGGTGCTATATTTTAGCCGCTGTGGGGTGGGTTTGATTTAGTAGTGGGCGTGTGATTGATAGTTCATAATTATGTGGCGCACATGAATATTAGTACGTAATTATTTGTTGCTCCGTTCCAtaggttgttgcttgatatatggatGGGTGTCCTTTCCTTTCACTCCGGGACACAGGAGAGGAGGGAGATACGATGCTTATGCCTGCTGTCTGCCTCCGCTTTGCTTGCGCTTCTTCTTCTTTGTCATGCTTGTTGCATGCATGTTGATGTTGCCATTGGCCTAATAATCCATCGTGTGTGCGAACCTTGTGTTGGCATAATTGACCTACCTAGGCTAGGCCACGGTAGGGGTAATCTAGGCTGGGAATGATATCTCCctcctctagctagctagctaacgtTGTGGTGTGGTTGTGGGTTACCGGAGTGGATAGAAGCCGTGGTTTGTTCTGATTCCTCAGCAACTGCGCGGGTGCTGCATGTTATGGTTGCCCAGCCCCAGCCCCAGCTCCAGCTCGGGCCATCGCACTCCCGCTCGTCTTCGCGCGCTTTTGGCTTGGCTGGTCCTCCATCGGCCCGTGCTTTGTCTGCTGGACGCTTTTTATGTTCGTTGCCACCACTGGTAGGAGTACTAGCCTACTAGGGAGTAGGAGTAGAGACTACCCGGCCCATTTCCTTGAGCAGACTGAACGATTGTGCTGCTACGTGCAACGTGCGCTCCTCGTCTCTCCTCACGCTGATCCGATTTCGTGTCAGGAAGCAATGTCTACACTCAGATCGCGATCTCCTCAACAAAAACGATTTTTTTTCTTAAGCATTCATGTCATGTAACCATGTTGGTATACAAGGCACGGTTTTCGTGGGCGGATTGGAGCTATACGTGCTTGTGCCCAACCTTGTTCGTCCCTTCCAGCCCCAGGTGCAATGATCCTCTGCTTTAGCCGCGATGATGGCGGGGGAGAAGAGAACATCTGCATCATCAGCCGATGCCGCCATGTCTCTCCGTGAACATGTGCGGCGTGTGATCCGCCTCTCTCTGGCTACTTTTGTTGGTTTCCCTTTGGGTGTCCAAGTAACCGAAGCCCATCGATGG
It contains:
- the LOC119341800 gene encoding auxin-responsive protein IAA21-like isoform X2, whose amino-acid sequence is MAPPQERDYIGLSPAAAAAATELRLGLPGTEDAAGDGGGAASEAPLTLELLSKGGAKRGFAGAVAEEEDEKKKAQPPAAKAQVVGWPPIRSYRKNTMATNLSAPRSKDEAEAKQAPVPDCLYVKVSMDGAPYLRKVDLKMYKNYKDLSLELEKKFSGFTVGEHLFCPLSWLCYCLGCHNNLFLRIFTWADAVFTVYMYSPSPCILVLPPSEITCRQNGCI
- the LOC119341800 gene encoding auxin-responsive protein IAA21-like isoform X1 is translated as MAPPQERDYIGLSPAAAAAATELRLGLPGTEDAAGDGGGAASEAPLTLELLSKGGAKRGFAGAVAEEEDEKKKAQPPAAKAQVVGWPPIRSYRKNTMATNLSAPRSKDEAEAKQAPVPDCLYVKVSMDGAPYLRKVDLKMYKNYKDLSLELEKKFSGFTVGHGESTGNSGRDGLSDCRLMDLKSGTELVLTYEDKDGDWMLVGDVPWRMFTDSCRRMRIMKGSDAVGLAPRAAEKSKNQK